The following proteins are encoded in a genomic region of Dokdonia donghaensis DSW-1:
- the zwf gene encoding glucose-6-phosphate dehydrogenase codes for MRKTENQLLVIFGASGDLTARKLVPALYKLYKDKHLPEHFAVLGVARSFMTDEEFRKRVALESKYLDDSEEFIAAFSEKLFYEDLHKKYDVDYRELNERIQDLNTTYQCDNNIIFYLSTPPSLFEAIAKNLTAKGLNDERLGWKRLIVEKPFGYSLETAKSLNEGLHRYFKESQIYRIDHYLGKETVQNILVTRFANSIFEPLWNRDYIHHVEITNAESGGVESRGGYYDKSGALRDMFQSHLLQLVALIVMEPPLSANPEEIRNEKMKALKSLRLMTDPKVLEKNTIRGQYLASEIEGEKVKGYREEVDVDPDSTTETYAAVKFYVDNWRWADVPFYVRTAKRMPTKVTEVVIHFKSPHHQIFKNSDMNKDNKLIIRIQPDEGILVKFGVKVPGQGFAVERGNLDFYYESLGDESHIMEAYERLLLDAMQGDATLYARADEVEAAWRFTDPILDHWKKGDAKIYGYSAGVWGPQHADELIEGKSMWRNPCENLADDAGYCVIE; via the coding sequence ATGCGCAAGACAGAGAATCAATTATTAGTCATTTTTGGCGCATCGGGAGACCTCACTGCCCGTAAATTAGTTCCTGCATTATATAAGCTTTATAAAGACAAGCATTTACCAGAGCACTTTGCTGTGCTAGGGGTGGCACGTAGCTTTATGACAGATGAGGAGTTTAGAAAACGTGTAGCCTTAGAGAGTAAGTATCTTGATGACAGCGAGGAGTTTATAGCTGCATTTTCAGAAAAGCTGTTTTATGAGGATCTTCATAAAAAGTATGATGTAGATTATAGAGAGCTTAACGAGCGCATACAAGATCTTAATACGACCTATCAATGTGATAATAACATCATATTTTACCTATCTACACCGCCTAGTTTATTTGAAGCCATAGCAAAAAATCTAACAGCAAAGGGACTCAATGATGAGCGCCTAGGGTGGAAACGCCTCATTGTAGAGAAGCCCTTTGGTTACAGTCTCGAGACTGCAAAGTCACTTAACGAGGGATTACACAGATATTTTAAAGAATCACAGATTTATAGAATAGATCATTACCTAGGTAAAGAGACCGTTCAAAATATACTCGTCACACGATTTGCAAACAGTATTTTTGAACCTTTATGGAACCGCGATTACATACACCACGTAGAGATTACAAATGCAGAGAGTGGAGGCGTAGAGTCTAGAGGTGGTTATTATGACAAGTCTGGAGCACTTAGAGATATGTTTCAGAGTCACTTATTGCAGCTTGTGGCCCTTATAGTTATGGAGCCACCGCTCAGTGCAAATCCTGAGGAGATACGTAATGAAAAGATGAAAGCCCTTAAGTCTCTACGATTAATGACAGACCCAAAGGTGCTAGAAAAAAACACCATACGCGGTCAATATCTAGCCTCAGAGATAGAAGGAGAGAAAGTAAAAGGATACAGAGAAGAGGTAGATGTAGATCCAGATAGTACTACAGAGACCTATGCAGCTGTCAAGTTTTATGTAGATAACTGGAGATGGGCAGATGTGCCATTTTATGTACGCACTGCAAAGCGTATGCCTACTAAGGTTACAGAAGTGGTGATACACTTTAAGTCTCCACATCATCAGATTTTTAAGAATTCTGATATGAACAAGGATAATAAACTCATTATACGCATACAGCCAGATGAGGGAATCTTAGTAAAATTTGGTGTAAAAGTACCAGGTCAAGGATTTGCAGTAGAGCGTGGTAATCTAGACTTTTATTATGAAAGCCTAGGTGACGAGTCACATATTATGGAGGCTTATGAGCGTTTATTACTAGACGCAATGCAAGGTGATGCTACCTTGTATGCCCGTGCAGATGAGGTAGAGGCAGCCTGGAGATTTACAGACCCTATCTTAGATCACTGGAAAAAAGGTGATGCAAAAATTTATGGATACTCTGCTGGTGTGTGGGGACCACAACACGCAGATGAGCTTATAGAAGGAAAGAGTATGTGGCGTAACCCTTGTGAGAACCTCGCAGACGATGCTGGATATTGCGTTATAGAATAA
- a CDS encoding VOC family protein: MKNIHIKAVALVATAFFIQSCNEQAPSDSSEATIQQIEVAIDHYAINVNDLERSVAFYQKIFGLQEIADGTEQPHIRWFRLGSTQELHIIEVDSLDKRIPKGVHLALAVRDFDRFRESIINYNLDYYDWPGTKNAISTRPDKVRQLYIQDPDGYWVEVNDGNQF; encoded by the coding sequence ATGAAAAATATACATATCAAAGCAGTAGCACTTGTTGCTACTGCTTTTTTTATCCAGAGTTGTAATGAGCAAGCACCATCAGATTCAAGTGAGGCTACAATACAACAAATAGAAGTGGCTATAGATCACTATGCAATAAATGTAAATGACCTAGAGAGAAGTGTTGCCTTCTACCAAAAGATATTTGGCTTACAAGAAATTGCAGATGGCACAGAGCAACCCCACATACGCTGGTTTAGACTAGGCAGCACACAAGAATTACACATTATCGAGGTAGATAGCCTAGATAAACGTATTCCAAAAGGAGTACACCTGGCGCTTGCTGTGCGGGATTTTGACCGCTTTCGCGAAAGCATTATAAACTACAATCTAGACTATTACGACTGGCCAGGTACTAAAAACGCAATATCTACACGCCCAGATAAGGTGAGACAATTATATATACAAGACCCAGACGGTTACTGGGTAGAAGTAAATGATGGTAACCAATTTTAA
- the pgl gene encoding 6-phosphogluconolactonase, whose protein sequence is MKLHISKTKSDVAQDFAKFLMDLASDKESITVALSGGSTPKIVFDYLAANYKETDWSKFHFYWGDERCVLPTDEQSNYKMTVDHLFSKIELPESNIHRILGENIPEAEAVRYSKELEQTLTSENEVPQFDLVILGMGDDGHTASIFPHEIDLWDSENWCEVATHPESGQQRVSITGDVINNAKTVAFLVTGASKQEKVKVIINKEDNFLDYPASLVSPQSGELHWFMDEEATLQL, encoded by the coding sequence ATGAAACTACATATATCAAAAACTAAAAGCGACGTTGCTCAAGATTTTGCAAAATTTCTAATGGACCTTGCAAGTGATAAAGAATCTATTACAGTAGCCCTTTCTGGAGGAAGTACCCCAAAAATAGTTTTTGATTACCTCGCGGCTAATTATAAGGAAACAGACTGGTCAAAATTCCACTTTTACTGGGGTGATGAGCGTTGCGTGCTTCCTACAGATGAGCAGAGTAATTATAAAATGACGGTAGATCACTTGTTTTCTAAAATTGAACTACCAGAGTCAAACATACACCGCATACTAGGAGAAAATATTCCAGAGGCAGAGGCGGTGCGCTACTCAAAAGAGCTAGAACAAACTCTAACTTCTGAAAATGAGGTGCCACAATTTGACCTCGTTATTTTAGGAATGGGGGATGATGGGCATACGGCATCTATATTTCCGCACGAGATAGATCTTTGGGATTCAGAAAACTGGTGTGAGGTAGCCACACACCCAGAATCTGGGCAGCAGCGCGTAAGTATTACAGGCGATGTTATAAACAATGCAAAGACTGTAGCATTTCTTGTCACGGGAGCTTCAAAACAAGAAAAGGTTAAGGTAATTATTAATAAAGAAGATAACTTTCTTGATTATCCTGCAAGCCTAGTCTCACCTCAATCTGGCGAGCTACACTGGTTTATGGATGAAGAGGCGACCTTGCAGTTATAA
- a CDS encoding ABC-F family ATP-binding cassette domain-containing protein, protein MIAVDNLAVEFSGDTLFSNVSFTINENDKIALMGKNGAGKSTMMKIIAGVQKATRGNVSTPKDAVIAYLPQHLLTDDDCTVMEEASKAFSTVLDMKAEMDRLNKELETRTDYESQEYMDIITKVTDIGEKFYAIEEVNIEEEVEKALRGLGFKRSDFNRPTSEFSGGWRMRIELAKILLKKPDLILLDEPTNHVDIESVIWLEDFLLNKAKAVIVISHDKAFIDNITNRTIEVTMGRIYDYKANYSHYLELRADRRSHQIKAYQEQQKFIADNQAFIDRFKGTYSKTNQVSSRERMLEKLEIIEIDEVDNSALALKFPPAPRSGDFPVKVKDLTKKYDDHTVFSNASMDIARGEKVSFVGRNGEGKSTMIKAILGEIEVEGDCELGHNVKVGYFAQNQAALLDPELTIFQTVDEVAKGDMRTQIKNILGRFMFSGDAIDKKVSVLSGGEKTRLAMVKLLLEPVNLLILDEPTNHLDIKSKDVLKEALQTYDGTLILVSHDRDFLQGLSKKVFEFKEKRVIEHFETIDAFLKRNRIENLKEIDLMKS, encoded by the coding sequence ATGATAGCAGTAGATAATCTTGCAGTAGAGTTTAGCGGAGATACACTTTTTAGTAACGTTTCTTTCACCATAAATGAAAATGACAAAATTGCCCTTATGGGTAAAAATGGTGCGGGTAAGTCTACTATGATGAAGATTATTGCTGGCGTACAGAAAGCCACACGTGGTAACGTAAGTACGCCTAAGGATGCTGTCATTGCATACCTGCCGCAACACCTCCTTACAGATGATGATTGTACGGTTATGGAGGAGGCTTCGAAGGCATTTTCTACCGTGCTAGATATGAAGGCAGAGATGGATCGTCTCAATAAAGAGCTCGAGACACGCACAGATTATGAGTCTCAAGAGTATATGGATATCATTACTAAGGTAACAGATATAGGCGAGAAATTTTATGCCATTGAGGAGGTAAATATAGAAGAAGAGGTAGAGAAGGCGCTAAGAGGTTTAGGCTTTAAAAGGTCAGATTTTAATAGACCTACCAGTGAGTTTTCTGGAGGGTGGCGTATGCGTATTGAGCTTGCCAAAATTTTACTTAAAAAGCCTGATCTTATACTACTAGATGAGCCTACTAATCACGTAGATATTGAGTCGGTAATTTGGCTAGAAGATTTCTTACTTAACAAGGCAAAGGCCGTTATTGTGATCTCTCACGACAAGGCGTTTATAGATAATATTACAAACCGTACCATAGAGGTCACGATGGGTCGTATATATGATTATAAAGCAAACTACTCGCACTATCTTGAGTTGCGTGCAGATCGTCGCTCACATCAAATTAAAGCATATCAAGAACAACAAAAATTTATTGCAGATAACCAGGCTTTTATAGACAGGTTTAAAGGAACTTACAGTAAGACAAATCAAGTCTCATCTAGAGAACGTATGCTTGAGAAGCTTGAGATTATAGAGATAGATGAGGTAGATAACTCTGCGCTAGCACTTAAATTTCCGCCGGCGCCACGCTCTGGAGACTTCCCAGTAAAAGTAAAAGACCTCACAAAAAAATATGATGATCATACCGTTTTTAGCAACGCAAGTATGGATATCGCTCGAGGCGAAAAGGTGAGTTTTGTAGGTAGAAACGGCGAGGGAAAATCTACAATGATTAAAGCCATTCTAGGCGAGATAGAAGTAGAAGGAGACTGCGAACTAGGTCATAATGTAAAAGTGGGATATTTTGCTCAAAATCAAGCAGCACTACTAGATCCAGAGCTCACTATCTTCCAGACGGTAGATGAGGTTGCAAAAGGAGATATGCGCACACAGATAAAAAATATCCTAGGGCGTTTTATGTTTTCTGGTGATGCGATAGATAAAAAGGTAAGTGTACTCTCTGGAGGAGAAAAAACCCGCCTTGCAATGGTAAAGCTATTGCTAGAGCCTGTAAATCTTCTCATACTAGATGAGCCTACAAACCACCTAGATATAAAGTCTAAAGATGTGCTAAAGGAGGCGTTGCAAACTTATGATGGTACCCTCATACTCGTTTCTCACGATAGAGATTTCTTGCAAGGCTTATCAAAAAAAGTATTTGAGTTTAAAGAAAAACGTGTGATAGAACATTTTGAAACAATAGATGCTTTCTTAAAGCGTAATCGCATAGAAAACTTAAAAGAAATAGACTTGATGAAGTCCTAA
- a CDS encoding amidohydrolase — protein sequence MKKKVLLYALGLMTLSLSAQKISVNKKAVIASVEKHEKELIRISDEIWALAETAFEETQSAKILADYAEKQGFTVERGVAGMPTAFVATYGSGSPVISVLGEFDALPGLSQKTEPTKNPLNEGQAGHGCGHNMFGAASLGAAIAIKEQIEAGKIKGTVKFLGTPSEEKFFGKIWMVRDGVWDGVDVNVSWHPAAEIKADVQSSLALVDFKIEFFGQAAHASADPWNGRSASDALELYTTGINYYREHVKPTVRMHYHIQDGGQVVNVVPDYSRLWMRVRDTERKGMMPVYKRVQEMAEGAAILANVDYKVSLISGIYEVLVNRTGGAAMQKNLELLGPITYTPEEIAFGKKIQEVTGKPQVGMDSAIKPLEETRENPGGGSTDVGDVSWNVANINLGVTTAPKDTPWHSWAVVACGGMSIGHKGMTYASKAMGMTMLDLFENPKLVEEVKAEYKERKGDAVYEAIVPPGPPPVDQGK from the coding sequence ATGAAGAAAAAAGTACTCCTCTACGCATTAGGACTTATGACGTTGAGCCTCTCTGCTCAAAAGATTTCTGTAAACAAGAAGGCTGTAATTGCCTCTGTCGAAAAACACGAAAAAGAACTCATACGTATCTCAGACGAGATCTGGGCACTGGCAGAAACTGCCTTTGAAGAAACACAATCGGCTAAAATTCTAGCAGACTATGCAGAAAAACAAGGTTTTACCGTAGAGCGCGGCGTTGCTGGTATGCCTACTGCCTTTGTTGCTACCTATGGATCTGGTAGCCCTGTGATAAGTGTACTAGGCGAGTTTGACGCATTACCAGGACTCTCTCAAAAAACAGAGCCTACTAAAAATCCGCTTAACGAGGGGCAGGCTGGTCACGGTTGTGGTCACAATATGTTTGGTGCGGCAAGTCTAGGGGCAGCAATTGCTATTAAAGAGCAAATAGAAGCAGGAAAAATAAAAGGAACTGTAAAATTTCTGGGTACGCCATCTGAAGAAAAATTCTTTGGAAAAATATGGATGGTACGTGACGGCGTTTGGGACGGTGTAGATGTAAATGTATCGTGGCACCCAGCTGCCGAAATTAAGGCAGATGTACAAAGCTCACTTGCTCTTGTAGATTTTAAAATAGAATTTTTTGGTCAAGCAGCACACGCCAGCGCAGACCCTTGGAATGGTCGCTCTGCCTCAGATGCATTAGAGCTTTATACAACAGGTATAAACTACTACCGTGAGCACGTAAAACCTACAGTACGTATGCACTACCACATACAAGACGGCGGACAAGTAGTAAACGTGGTTCCAGATTACTCGAGATTATGGATGCGCGTGCGTGACACAGAACGCAAAGGAATGATGCCAGTATACAAGCGCGTACAAGAAATGGCAGAAGGCGCAGCAATACTCGCAAATGTAGATTACAAAGTATCTCTCATTTCTGGTATTTATGAAGTGCTAGTAAATAGAACCGGTGGGGCAGCAATGCAAAAAAACTTAGAGCTGCTAGGCCCTATCACATACACTCCAGAAGAAATCGCCTTTGGTAAAAAGATACAAGAGGTAACAGGAAAACCACAAGTAGGTATGGATAGTGCTATCAAACCACTTGAAGAAACTAGAGAAAACCCAGGCGGAGGAAGTACAGATGTAGGTGATGTAAGCTGGAATGTAGCAAACATTAATCTAGGTGTAACTACAGCTCCTAAGGATACACCGTGGCACTCGTGGGCAGTTGTAGCCTGTGGTGGTATGTCTATAGGACATAAAGGAATGACCTATGCCAGCAAGGCAATGGGTATGACAATGCTAGACCTTTTTGAAAACCCAAAACTTGTAGAAGAGGTAAAAGCAGAATATAAAGAGCGCAAAGGCGATGCCGTTTATGAAGCTATTGTACCTCCAGGACCACCACCAGTAGATCAAGGTAAATAA
- a CDS encoding ester cyclase — translation MKENAINFYKMAYEGNPKKAVELYVGDEYIQHNPDVANGTQGFIDYFERMQAEYPEKSINFVRAIAEDDLVALHTHQVWPGNDQYITMDFFRFDNNLKIVEHWDSIQQVPEKSANPNTMY, via the coding sequence ATGAAAGAAAATGCTATTAACTTTTACAAAATGGCTTACGAAGGTAATCCTAAAAAGGCTGTTGAGCTCTATGTAGGAGATGAGTATATACAGCACAATCCAGATGTAGCAAATGGCACACAAGGATTTATAGATTACTTTGAAAGAATGCAGGCTGAGTATCCCGAAAAGTCAATCAACTTTGTACGTGCCATTGCCGAAGATGACCTCGTTGCCTTACATACACATCAAGTATGGCCGGGTAATGATCAATATATCACGATGGACTTTTTTAGATTTGATAACAATCTAAAAATTGTAGAACACTGGGACTCTATACAACAGGTGCCAGAAAAAAGTGCTAATCCTAATACAATGTATTAG